The following are encoded together in the Meriones unguiculatus strain TT.TT164.6M chromosome 16, Bangor_MerUng_6.1, whole genome shotgun sequence genome:
- the Ly6g6f gene encoding lymphocyte antigen 6 complex locus protein G6f isoform X1 → MAVLLALLLLFFCGHPQARADSIQPIYVASGDSVELPCPSPPALRGGQLLTWFRSPAARSSTILVAQVQVDRPASDLRKPENDSRFKVLGNYSLLLEGSRDEEAGRYWCTVMDQSHKYQNWRVYDVSVLKGAQFSVTSPDGPSCSALMCSVVPARRLDSVTWLEGRNPVRGHAQYFWGDGAALLLVCPAEGVPETRARRLRSIRCLLPQNKRLSFSLAASTEPPPAACASLPSWDVSWILVLLFTGGQGVAIIALSAVLWRRRARGSQDREPPVLHFKPEVQIYENTHSARLSPPTHKTR, encoded by the exons ATGGCAGTCCTGCTCGCCCTCCTGCTTCTGTTCTTCTGTGGGCACCCCCAGGCCAGGGCAG ACAGCATCCAGCCCATCTATGTCGCCTCGGGGGACTCGGTGGAGCTGCCCTGTCCTTCACCGCCTGCCCTGCGCGGGGGCCAGCTCCTAACCTGGTTCCGGAGCCCCGCGGCACGCTCCTCCACCATCTTGGTGGCTCAGGTCCAAGTAGACAGGCCGGCCTCCGACCTCAGGAAACCCGAAAACGATTCCAGGTTCAAAGTCCTCGGGAACTACTCCTTGTTGCTGGAGGGGTCCCGGGATGAAGAGGCCGGGCGGTACTGGTGCACAGTGATGGATCAGAGCCACAAGTACCAGAACTGGAGGGTGTACGACGTCTCGGTGCTCAAAG GAGCCCAGTTCTCTGTGACGTCTCCAGACGGCCCCTCCTGCTCTGCCCTCATGTGCTCCGTGGTCCCCGCCAGGCGCCTGGACTCCGTGACCTGGCTAGAGGGGAGGAATCCCGTGAGAGGGCACGCTCAGTACTTTTGGGGCGATGGGGCTGCCCTGCTCCTGGTGTGTCCCGCAGAGGGCGTTCCTGAAACCAGGGCCCGGAGGCTGAGAAGCATCCGCTGCCTTCTGCCTCAGAACAAGAGACTGAGCTTTAGCCTGGCAG CTTCCACAGAACCTCCTCCCGCTGCCTGTGCCTCTCTCCCGAGCTGGGATGTGTCCTGGATCCTGGTGCTGTTGTTCACAGGAGGCCAAGGCGTCGCCATCATAGCCCTCAGCGCTGTGCTCTGGAGGCGGAGGGCCCGGGGGTCTCAGGACAGAG AGCCCCCGGTTCTTCACTTCAAACCTGAAGTCCAGATCTACGAGAACACCCACTCGGCCCGCCTTAG CCCACCCACCCACAAGACCAGGTGA
- the LOC110560144 gene encoding lymphocyte antigen 6G6e-like, giving the protein MGPSSAFLVFLGILFFSGVPGLATSPDRGHLHCYTCSFAKPCYPVPKECQEDEVCGISVGTLDGSEEVIERKGCLPRAQCPLLGRATYWSQAYTLRHRCCEQDLCNTAASQPLPSLPLAALLLLAAFFGWGVQIFL; this is encoded by the exons ATGGGCCCGTCCAGCGCCTTCCTCGTCTTCCTCGGCATTCTGTTCTTCTCAGGGGTGCCGG GTCTCGCCACTTCCCCAGACAGAGGGCACCTCCACTGTTACACCTGCAGCTTTGCCAAGCCCTGCTACCCTGTCCCCAAGGAGTGTCAGGAAGATGAGGTGTGTGGTATCAGTGTTGGCACCTTGG ACGGAAGTGAGGAGGTCATCGAAAGGAAAGGCTGCCTCCCAAGGGCCCAGTGCCCTCTGCTGGGCCGTGCTACCTACTGGTCGCAGGCCTATACTCTTCGGCACCGGTGCTGTGAGCAGGATCTATGCAACACCGCAGCCTCCCAGCCACTCCCAAGCCTCCCTCTAGCCGCCCTGCTACTCCTGGCAGCCTTCTTCGGCTGGGGGGTACAGATCTTCCTGTAG